The following are from one region of the Mus caroli chromosome 13, CAROLI_EIJ_v1.1, whole genome shotgun sequence genome:
- the Ero1b gene encoding ERO1-like protein beta, translated as MSPGFRRAVTGQGAAATVQLLVTLSFLSSLVKTQVTGVLDDCLCDIDSIDKFNTYKIFPKIKKLQERDYFRYYKVNLKRPCPFWAEDGHCSIKDCHVEPCPESKIPVGIKAGRSHKYSQAANSTKELDDCEQANKLGAINSTLSNESKEAFIDWARYDDSQDHFCELDDERSPAAQYVDLLLNPERYTGYKGSSAWRVWNSIYEENCFKPRSVYRPLNPLAPSRGEDDGESFYTWLEGLCLEKRVFYKLISGLHASINLHLCANYLLEETWGKPSWGPNIKEFKRRFDPVETKGEGPRRLKNLYFLYLIELRALSKVAPYFERSIVDLYTGNLEDDADTKTLLLSIFQDTKSFPMHFDEKSMFAGDKKGAKSLKEEFRLHFKNISRIMDCVGCDKCRLWGKLQTQGLGTALKILFSEKEIQNLPENSPSKGFQLTRQEIVALLNAFGRLSTSIRELQNFKALLQHRR; from the exons ATGAGTCCGGGGTTCCGCCGGGCCGTTACTGGGCAGGGGGCGGCGGCCACGGTGCAACTGCTTGTCACCCTGAGCTTCCTCTCAAGTCTCGTCAAGACCCAG GTGACTGGAGTTCTGGATGATTGCTTATGTGACATTGACAGCATTGATAAATTCAACACCTACAAAATCTTtcccaaaataaaaaagttaCAAGAACGGGACTATTTTCGCTATTACAAG GTTAATCTGAAACGACCATGTCCTTTCTGGGCAGAAGATGGCCACTGCTCAATAAAAGACTGTCATGTGGAGCCCTGTCCAGAA agtaaAATTCCAGTTGGAATTAAAGCCGGGCGTTCACATAAG TACTCGCAAGCAGCAAACAGCACCAAAGAactggatgactgtgagcaggcTAACAAACTGGGCGCCATCAACAGCACACTAAG TAACGAAAGCAAAGAAGCGTTCATTGACTGGGCGAGATATGATGATTCGCAGGACCACTTTTGTGAACTTGATG ATGAGCGGTCTCCTGCTGCACAGTATGTGGACCTGCTGCTGAACCCGGAACGGTACACTGGCTACAAGGGCTCCTCAGCATGGAGGGTGTGGAACAGCATCTATGAAGAAAACTGCTTCAA GCCTCGATCTGTTTATCGTCCTTTAAATCCTTTGGCGCCCAGCAGAG gggAAGATGATG gagaaTCATTCTATACGTGGCTAGAAG GTTTGTGTCTTGAGAAAAGAGTCTTCTATAAGCTTATATCAGGACTCCATGCCAGCATCAATTTACATCTGTGTGCTAACTATCTTCTGGAAG aaacctGGGGTAAACCTAGTTGGGGACCAAACATCAAGGAGTTTAAACGCCGCTTTGACCCTGTGGAAACAAAGGGGGAAGGTCCAAGAAGGCTAAAGAACCTGTACTTTTTATACTTGATAGAGCTTCGTGCTTTGTCAAAGGTGGCCCCTTACTTTGAGCGCTCGATTGTTGATCTTTATACCGGCAACTTGGAAGATGACGCTGACACCAAGACCCTTCTGCTCAGCATCTTCCAGGATACAAA GTCCTTTCCTATGCACTTCGATGAGAAATCCATGTTTGCAGGTGACAAAAAGGGGGCCAAGTCATTAAAG GAAGAATTCCGGTTACATTTCAAGAACATCTCCCGAATCATGGACTGTGTTGGGTGCGATAAATGCAGACTGTGGGGGaaattgcag ACTCAGGGTTTAGGAACTGCCTTGAAGATACTATTCTCTGAAAAGGAAATCCAAAACCTTCCGGAGAACAGCCCGTCTAAAGGCTTCCAGCTCACTCGGCAGGAAATTGTTGCTCTTTTAAATGCTTTTGGAAG